CTTGGTTATGGTGAGAAATGGGCAAGTAGACCCTGTCGTTTTGCTCACAAAAACCGACCTGATAAGTCCCGAAACGCTCCAAGAACTAATTGATGAAATTAAAAATGCTGGAATAACTACGGAGGTAATCGCGCTTAGTAATATCACCGGAGAAGGGGTTAACAATGTGCGCGACATTCTACAATCCGGGAAAACCTACAGTCTTTTAGGTTCATCAGGGGTTGGCAAAAGCACTTTAATAAACCAGCTGATCGGCCGTCAGATACTTGAGACCAAAATGGTGAGTGGTACTGGAGAAGGACGACATACGACAGTGCGGCGTGAACTCATACTATTGAGTAATGGCGCAATGCTGATAGATAACCCAGGGATGCGTGAGTTTGGCATTATGGGGGCTGAGGAAGGAATGGGCGACAGCTTTGCTGATATCTATGTGTTAGCATCGAAATGCAAATATCGTGATTGCTCCCACTCGAATGAAAAAGGTTGTGCTGTGTTGGCTGCAGTTGAGGAAGGAAGCCTTCATCGGGCACACTATCAGAACTTTATCAAGCTGAGGACTGAATCAGAGTTTCACGATCTGTCGTATCTTGAAAAGCGAAACAAGGATAAAGCATTTGGCCGCTACATTAAGTCTGCCAAGAAAGATCTGGGAATCAACCGCAAATAACTATGGAGAATAGGAAGAATTTCCCCTCTTAAATGCGCAACGGAAAGAGGATTTGCCAACAAGGAAGAAGCACCGGCCTAAAACCGCCAGTGTTCTCCCAAGCCGTTGAACGATAAAATGAGAGATAAATGATTACGTGTATCCTGGCCTCCTCTTTCCTTTTTCTATCAACCAAATTGGCAATTTCAGCCAGTTCCCCTTGTCTAAAACAGGAGGTGTTCAAATGAACCGTTCGTTAATATTCGTAGTTGTTATTGCTTTAGTGAGCCTTACACTTTTGCTGGGCGGTTGCGGAGGGGGGAGCAGTGGCGGCGGAGATTCTACCAAGCAGATGGGGGGTGCGCGCCAAGGTGTTACCATGACATTGAGCGGGGAAACAGCCATCCTTGCCGGTATCTCAGTTGTTGGTTCTCAAGATGGCACCGGCAGTGCTGCACGGTTCTATCGTCCTTATGGCATAACCTCAGACGGCACCAATCTCTATGTTGCCGATTCCTATAATCACACCATCCGCAGAATCGTGATCGCCACCGGAGAGGTCACAACCCTGGCCGGGAGCGCCGGGGCAATAGGCTCCATTGATGGCACCGGCAGTGCGGCACGGTTCAATTTCCCTGAGGGCATCGCCACCGACGGCACCAATCTCTATGTTGCCGATACCTCCAATCAAACCATCCGCAGAATCGTGATCGCCACCGGCGCGGTCACGACCCTGGCCGGGAGCGCCGGGGCATCAGGCTCCATTGATGGCACAGGCAGCGCGGCACGGTTCAATGTTCCTGTTGGCATCACCGCCGACGGCACCAACCTCTATGTTGCTGATTCATTTAATAACACCATCCGCAAAGTTGTGATTGCCACCGGTGAGGTCACGACCCTGGCCGGGAGCGCCGGGGCATCAGGCTCCATTGATGGCACCAGCAGCGCGGCACGTTTCAATTTCCCTAAGGGCATCACCACCGATGGCACCAATCTCTATGTCGCTGATATGTCCAATCAAACCGTCCGCAAAATAGTGATAACCTCAGGTGAGGTCACGACCCTGGCCGGAAGCGCCGGGGCAGCA
This window of the Geoanaerobacter pelophilus genome carries:
- the rsgA gene encoding ribosome small subunit-dependent GTPase A is translated as MISVSEQLNQFGWNEWFDAKAQEIIWAGHRVARVVAVDREQLLVIDESGEYRAKLAGRFLYTTERPSDFPCVGDWVSIQYSGSDDFGIIHDVVPRKSFLRRKAAGDTIEYQMIAANIDVALIVQSCQFDFNVNRLERYLVMVRNGQVDPVVLLTKTDLISPETLQELIDEIKNAGITTEVIALSNITGEGVNNVRDILQSGKTYSLLGSSGVGKSTLINQLIGRQILETKMVSGTGEGRHTTVRRELILLSNGAMLIDNPGMREFGIMGAEEGMGDSFADIYVLASKCKYRDCSHSNEKGCAVLAAVEEGSLHRAHYQNFIKLRTESEFHDLSYLEKRNKDKAFGRYIKSAKKDLGINRK